From the genome of Pungitius pungitius chromosome 20, fPunPun2.1, whole genome shotgun sequence:
GACGAGCGCAGCCAAGAATCCTGGAGTCTGGGAgacgagaaggagaagagacacGACacccaggaggaagaggaagaggagcgggagaagaggagcagctggagggctGGAAGATACCACCAGAAGAAGCACAAAcgtggagaagaagaggaagacaacGAGCGCAGTCAGGAGAGCTGGGGGCTCGATGAAAAGAGATCAGAAGGAGACGGAGGTGAGGAGATAGAGAAGCGGAGATGGAGGCCCAGATACCTACAAAGGAAACACAAGAGAGATGAGGAACCTCTAGGGGACGAGCCAGAGGAAGAGCGTAGCCAAGAGTACTGGGACGTGGAAAAAAGGCAAGGCGCCgaagatgaggaggaacaaCATAAGCGCATATGGAAGCCCACGCATCGCTACCACCACAAGAAGAAGCTCCACAAGCGCAGCGACGAACCGCCAGAGGAGCAGGACGACGGCGAACGCAGCCAGGAATCCTGGGGCCTGGACAAGAGGGACTGGAGGGCGGGAAGGTTCCACCAGAGAAGACACAAACGGGATGAAGATCTCCCCGAAGAAGCCAGGGAAGAGCCTGACGAGGAACGCAGCCAGGAATCCTGGGGCCTGGACAAGAGGGACTGGAGGGCCGGAAGGTTCCACCAGAAGAGACCCAAACGGGACGAAGATCTCCCCGAAGAAGCCAGGGAAGAACCTGACGAGGAACGCAGCCAGGAATCCTGGGGCCTCGACAAGAGGGACTGGAGGGCCGGAAGGTTCCACCAGAGGAGACCCAAACGGGACGAAGATCTCCCCGAGGAAGCCAGGGAAGAACCTGACGAGGAACGCAGCCAGGAATCCTGGGGCCTCGACAAGAGGGACTGGAGGGCCGGAAGGTTCCACCAGAGGAGACACAAACGGGACGAAGATCTCTCAGAGGAAGCCAGGGAAGAACCTGACGAGGAACGCAGCCAGGAATCCTGGGGCCTCGACAAGAGGGACTGGAGGGCCGGAAGGTTCCACCAGAGGAGACACAAACGGGACGAAGATCTCTCAGAGGAAGCCAGGGAAGAACCTGACGAGGAACGCAGCCAGGAATCCTGGGGCCTCGACAAGAGGGACTGGAGGGCGGGAAGGTTCCACCAGAGGAGACACAAACGGGACGAAGATCTCTCAGAGGAAGCCAGGGAAGAACCCGATGAGGAACGCAGCCAAGAGTACTGGGACTTCGATACTGGAAGGGAAAAGAGAGCCTGGAGGGCCGGCAGGTTCCACCAGAAGAGACCCAGACGGGACGAAGATCTCTCCGAGGAAGCCAGGGAAGAACCTGACGAGGAACGCAGCCAGGAATCCTGGGGCCTCGACAAGAGGGACTGGAGGGCAGGAAGGTTCCACCAGAGGAGACACAAACGGTACGAAGGGCTCGCGGAGGAGGCGAGAGACGAGCCGGAAGGGGAACGCAGCCAGGAGGACTGGGGCGTCGACAAGCGCCATGGAACCGAAGAGGCGGGCTTGGAGAAGCGCACATGGAAACCGACACACCGGTACCACCATAAAAAGAAGTTCCACAAGCGAGGCGGAGGCTCGTCGGAGGATGACGCCGAGCAGGGGGCGGATTCCGAGGAGACGGAGGACGGGGACGAAGCGACGAGGTACTCGTGTCGTTGCTCGCGTCGAACAACTTGTGCTCTTTAAGTTTGTATTCCGCGTCCCAAAAACCCTGCATGGCCTCAGCGGCAGCGGCCCGCAGTCCGCTGGGAACAAGCCGACCTTTTTGTCAGTGTTCACGCGCCGACACGAAATGCGTTTAATTGGGGCTGTTT
Proteins encoded in this window:
- the chgb gene encoding secretogranin-1 — translated: MRLVSVVVAVACLLTENLALPVGKAGQREDVVTRCLVEVLSKALSKPDSQLDQECKDILQAGVEHSPLDKKSIEVAAARGEVANGDPDAAEAKGADVKDIEALLKSIEDKREIPEDERSQESWSLGDEKEKRHDTQEEEEEEREKRSSWRAGRYHQKKHKRGEEEEDNERSQESWGLDEKRSEGDGGEEIEKRRWRPRYLQRKHKRDEEPLGDEPEEERSQEYWDVEKRQGAEDEEEQHKRIWKPTHRYHHKKKLHKRSDEPPEEQDDGERSQESWGLDKRDWRAGRFHQRRHKRDEDLPEEAREEPDEERSQESWGLDKRDWRAGRFHQKRPKRDEDLPEEAREEPDEERSQESWGLDKRDWRAGRFHQRRPKRDEDLPEEAREEPDEERSQESWGLDKRDWRAGRFHQRRHKRDEDLSEEAREEPDEERSQESWGLDKRDWRAGRFHQRRHKRDEDLSEEAREEPDEERSQESWGLDKRDWRAGRFHQRRHKRDEDLSEEAREEPDEERSQEYWDFDTGREKRAWRAGRFHQKRPRRDEDLSEEAREEPDEERSQESWGLDKRDWRAGRFHQRRHKRYEGLAEEARDEPEGERSQEDWGVDKRHGTEEAGLEKRTWKPTHRYHHKKKFHKRGGGSSEDDAEQGADSEETEDGDEATRYLAEKRNPWIYRGFYHPAWYKRDSDEQSATSNKMDELAKLVSYKMNQLAKNQEEPKRSMHQRALTPQEGKELENLAAMDTELQKIAAKLHDNMSA